From Chelatococcus sp. HY11, the proteins below share one genomic window:
- a CDS encoding IS6 family transposase translates to MNTSSISYKRHRFPPQVIAHAVWLYFRFPLSLRLVEEMLLERGIVVSYETIRRWVKKFGPDYARRLHRKKPSRNDVWHLDEVVITIAGRKHWLWRAVDQDGYVLDEIVQARRNTKAAKRLLARLLKKQGIAPKRMITDKLRSYGAAHRQIMPNVDHRSHKGLNNRAENSHVPLRKRERMMQGFRSPGSLQRFVSIFSAVRNLFVPPRSQRSAVEVYLHRLQAIAAWKAVTGTMA, encoded by the coding sequence ATGAACACCTCATCCATCAGCTACAAGCGCCATCGTTTCCCTCCCCAGGTCATCGCACACGCAGTGTGGCTCTACTTCCGATTTCCGCTGAGCCTGCGTCTTGTCGAAGAAATGCTGCTGGAGCGTGGCATTGTCGTCTCCTATGAAACGATCCGCCGCTGGGTAAAGAAGTTCGGCCCAGACTATGCACGTCGCCTTCATCGCAAGAAGCCCAGCCGGAATGACGTGTGGCATCTCGACGAGGTGGTCATCACCATTGCCGGCAGGAAACACTGGTTGTGGCGCGCTGTTGATCAGGATGGCTATGTGCTTGACGAGATCGTCCAGGCCCGCCGCAATACCAAGGCGGCCAAGCGATTGCTGGCTCGACTTTTGAAGAAGCAGGGCATCGCGCCGAAGCGGATGATTACCGACAAGCTGCGCTCCTATGGTGCGGCGCATCGCCAGATCATGCCAAATGTCGATCATCGATCACACAAGGGCCTTAACAACCGCGCCGAGAATTCGCACGTACCATTACGAAAGCGGGAGCGAATGATGCAGGGGTTTCGATCACCCGGAAGCCTGCAACGCTTCGTCTCGATCTTCTCCGCTGTCCGAAATCTCTTCGTCCCACCCCGTTCCCAACGATCCGCAGTCGAGGTTTACCTGCACCGCCTTCAGGCGATCGCGGCGTGGAAAGCTGTGACGGGAACCATGGCCTGA